Proteins from a single region of Calditrichota bacterium:
- a CDS encoding radical SAM protein, with amino-acid sequence MLKNKWSHLPYLVVSNAEGKLFEIPELRMTGMALDQFQLPGADELIPLPEGSDLFELPGRTAIGFQPESDELVALDEYQGEPVFAAAAFMAPAYVQFLRASFLKKENAPRLPLYAYTAVGWKDGKFFVSGTRIDPDERQDFRHVDLGAIDKAALKMAKKFPRNRLVQHLIENCVFKYGCPAARNFVMQRWEAPIPTSPACNANCVGCISFQPKNTTVTAAQNRLNFVPAPEEIAEFVVPHLEKAPRAVASFGQGCEGEPLLVGDLLEEAIKKIRQRTAKGIINLNTNASLPGVIEKLFRAGLDSVRVSMNSAQKLFYDRYYRPNNYTFDDVLTSIEIARKFNRFISLNYFVFPGFTDHPDEISALKEIISKYKINLIQARNLNMDPDWYTETLQLNRLSPDFIGIKNWLSNLREDFPFLRFGYFNPPEKIVSESLKLILNS; translated from the coding sequence ATGTTAAAAAATAAATGGTCGCATCTCCCCTACCTCGTTGTGAGCAATGCAGAGGGAAAGCTATTTGAAATTCCCGAGCTTCGCATGACCGGCATGGCGCTGGATCAATTTCAGTTGCCCGGTGCGGACGAACTCATTCCTCTGCCCGAAGGCAGCGATCTGTTTGAATTGCCCGGCAGAACCGCAATTGGTTTCCAGCCGGAAAGCGACGAACTTGTCGCACTGGACGAGTATCAGGGCGAGCCGGTTTTTGCGGCAGCGGCTTTTATGGCTCCGGCTTATGTTCAATTTCTTCGGGCGAGTTTTCTGAAAAAAGAAAATGCGCCGCGCCTGCCGCTGTATGCTTACACTGCCGTGGGCTGGAAAGACGGAAAATTTTTTGTATCAGGAACCCGCATCGACCCTGATGAACGACAGGATTTTCGCCACGTTGATTTGGGTGCCATCGACAAAGCGGCGTTGAAAATGGCAAAAAAATTTCCGCGAAACCGACTGGTGCAGCATCTGATCGAAAATTGCGTTTTCAAATACGGCTGTCCCGCGGCGCGAAATTTTGTCATGCAGCGCTGGGAAGCGCCCATTCCGACCAGTCCCGCCTGCAACGCCAATTGCGTGGGCTGCATTTCTTTTCAGCCGAAAAATACAACGGTAACGGCAGCACAAAATCGGCTGAATTTCGTTCCGGCGCCAGAAGAAATCGCCGAATTCGTCGTGCCTCACTTGGAAAAAGCGCCGCGCGCCGTTGCCAGTTTCGGTCAAGGCTGCGAAGGAGAACCGCTTTTAGTGGGCGATTTGCTCGAAGAAGCGATCAAAAAAATTCGTCAAAGAACAGCCAAAGGCATCATTAATCTCAACACTAACGCCAGCCTGCCGGGCGTGATCGAAAAACTATTTCGCGCCGGTTTGGATTCCGTCCGCGTCAGCATGAATTCAGCCCAAAAACTATTTTACGACCGCTACTATCGTCCGAACAATTACACTTTCGACGACGTTCTTACTTCCATCGAAATCGCGCGCAAATTCAATCGCTTCATTTCATTGAACTACTTCGTCTTTCCGGGATTCACTGATCATCCCGATGAAATTTCCGCGCTGAAAGAAATAATCAGCAAATACAAAATCAACCTCATTCAGGCGCGCAACCTGAACATGGACCCGGATTGGTACACAGAAACTTTGCAACTGAACCGTCTTTCTCCTGATTTCATCGGCATTAAAAATTGGCTCAGCAATTTGCGCGAAGATTTTCCCTTTCTCCGCTTCGGTTATTTCAACCCACCTGAAAAAATTGTTTCCGAATCATTGAAATTAATTTTAAACAGCTAA
- a CDS encoding M1 family metallopeptidase: protein MKSRFFLAFLFSFCFVLSPLFSQEAIFKKPLSPRIANYDIDVRLDAAKFKIYGKEKLHWVNKTGETIRELQFHLYLNGFRNSKSTFMKESGGSHRGYKLEKDGWGYIEVDQILREGGSELTDRLEFIQPDDNNPDDKTVFRLPLKRPIPPGKSITLNIDFHAKLPQPPFARSGAWKEYFFVGQWFPKVGVFQNGKWNCHQYHRNSEFFSDFGVYNVKITVPKENIVGATGLLQEVTENDDGTKTHFYHAEDVHDFAWTTSPEFVEFTKQIEDVKVRLLLQKDHAAQAERHFAAITAAIEFFQKNIGDYPYPNLTIVDPRRGAQGSGGMEYPTLITAGTFYHIPKGLRMPEMVTVHEFGHNYWYGMVASNEFEEAWLDEGINSYTETLIMDSYYGPKGSMFDMFGVKVSDIEFQRSQYIQRPDVDPVVKPSWEYYPSGSYGVNSYQKPATLLKTLENYLGTETMFKILHAYFERWKFRHPKTQDFIQVANEVSGQDLNWFFDQALFSTKTLDYSVRFISSRKVKKDKGYDVTVSVSVDSLEKKKNENDSLSAASDTLKAERDSTAKDSTKFYESKVYVRRLGDFIFPVEVKFVFDNGDTLRENWDGKDHWKIFTYVKPAKLVSATVDPDNKILLDVSLINNSKTMKKQKAGINKITSKWLFLIQSFLDEPDLLNLFSILMSIS, encoded by the coding sequence ATGAAATCACGATTTTTTCTTGCGTTTCTCTTCTCTTTTTGTTTTGTTCTTTCTCCGCTCTTTTCCCAGGAAGCAATTTTCAAAAAACCGCTCAGCCCACGAATCGCCAACTACGACATCGATGTGCGTCTGGATGCGGCAAAATTCAAGATTTACGGAAAAGAAAAGTTGCATTGGGTGAACAAAACCGGTGAAACAATCCGCGAATTGCAATTTCATCTTTATTTGAACGGCTTCCGAAATTCAAAATCCACATTCATGAAAGAATCCGGCGGCAGCCATCGCGGTTACAAGTTGGAAAAAGATGGCTGGGGCTACATCGAAGTCGATCAAATCCTGCGCGAGGGAGGTTCCGAATTAACTGACCGCCTGGAATTTATCCAGCCCGATGACAATAATCCTGACGACAAAACCGTTTTTCGCCTTCCTCTAAAAAGACCGATTCCGCCAGGTAAATCAATCACATTAAACATTGATTTTCACGCGAAACTTCCGCAGCCGCCGTTCGCTCGTTCCGGCGCCTGGAAAGAATATTTTTTTGTCGGCCAATGGTTTCCGAAGGTTGGCGTTTTTCAAAACGGAAAATGGAACTGTCACCAGTACCATCGTAATTCTGAGTTTTTTTCTGATTTCGGCGTGTACAATGTGAAAATTACCGTGCCCAAGGAAAATATTGTCGGTGCAACAGGCTTGTTGCAGGAAGTCACTGAAAACGACGACGGAACAAAAACGCATTTTTATCACGCCGAAGATGTTCACGATTTTGCCTGGACTACCAGCCCTGAATTTGTGGAATTCACAAAACAAATTGAAGACGTGAAAGTACGCTTACTTTTACAAAAAGATCACGCAGCACAGGCAGAAAGACATTTCGCAGCAATAACAGCGGCGATTGAATTTTTTCAGAAAAACATCGGCGACTACCCTTATCCGAATTTGACCATTGTCGATCCGCGTCGCGGCGCTCAGGGCTCCGGCGGCATGGAATACCCGACTTTGATCACAGCCGGCACATTTTACCATATCCCGAAAGGCTTGCGCATGCCAGAAATGGTGACTGTGCACGAGTTTGGCCACAATTACTGGTACGGCATGGTTGCTTCCAATGAATTTGAAGAAGCCTGGTTAGACGAAGGGATTAATTCTTACACCGAAACACTCATTATGGACAGTTACTACGGGCCGAAAGGTTCGATGTTCGATATGTTCGGCGTAAAAGTGAGCGATATTGAATTTCAGCGCAGCCAGTATATTCAGCGACCTGATGTGGATCCGGTTGTTAAACCATCTTGGGAATACTATCCATCCGGTAGCTATGGCGTCAATTCCTATCAGAAACCGGCAACTCTGCTGAAAACGCTGGAAAATTATCTGGGCACGGAAACCATGTTCAAAATTTTGCACGCTTATTTTGAACGCTGGAAATTTCGTCATCCGAAGACACAGGATTTCATTCAGGTGGCGAACGAAGTTTCCGGCCAGGATTTGAACTGGTTCTTCGATCAGGCATTGTTTTCCACGAAAACGTTGGATTATTCGGTCAGGTTTATTTCCAGCCGGAAGGTCAAAAAGGATAAAGGATATGATGTCACCGTGTCTGTTTCAGTAGATTCTCTTGAAAAAAAGAAAAATGAAAATGATTCTCTCTCTGCTGCGAGCGACACGTTGAAAGCCGAACGAGATTCGACGGCAAAAGATTCGACGAAATTTTACGAAAGCAAAGTTTACGTCCGTCGGCTGGGTGATTTTATTTTCCCGGTGGAAGTGAAATTCGTATTTGACAACGGAGACACGCTTCGCGAAAATTGGGACGGCAAAGATCACTGGAAAATATTCACCTATGTCAAACCGGCGAAATTGGTTTCCGCGACTGTGGATCCTGACAATAAAATTTTGCTGGACGTGAGTCTGATCAACAACAGCAAAACTATGAAAAAACAAAAGGCTGGCATCAATAAAATCACGTCGAAATGGTTGTTTCTCATTCAGTCATTTTTAGATGAGCCTGATTTGCTAAATCTATTTTCAATTCTAATGAGTATCAGCTAA